In Streptomyces sp. RFCAC02, the following proteins share a genomic window:
- a CDS encoding glycoside hydrolase family 3 C-terminal domain-containing protein, with product MTDGTPPYRDPDLPVDERVADLLERLTPAERVAMLHQFAPAVPRLGLPAFRTGQEALHGVAWMGPATVFPQAVGLGATWNDELVRRVGEAAGREVRAMRDKDPRVGLNVWSPTVNLLRHPLWGRNEEGYAEDPHLTASLATAYTRGLRGDHPVYWRTAPVLKHWLAHNHEHERDTASTSVRPRVLREYELPAFRGPVRAGAVAGVMPAYNLVNGRPNHLSPLIAAELRGWSDLPLVVCSDAGAPSNIAGSEQYLPSHEEGLAAALRAGVDSFTDHGEDGGPTVARLTAALERGLIDRADVDAAVARLLAMRFRLGLFDPERDPYAADAAFDTPAHRELAREAAEQAVVLLRNAPGGAAGAAALPLRPGTRVAVVGPLADEVKLDWYSGSLLHRVTPLDGLRAHPGLGSVTHADGDDRVLLRTAGGAVTVPDAGGAAEPAAGDRGAALDPALLRGRTDLPPLTVDPSGTGTVLRLADWGDGVLTLRAPDGNFLSVADDGLVRASAAQPGGWIVQETFTLEPLPGAQAGPAAPGTVAGLLRHLGTGRPLVAGDEGLRVAPEGAAGDVFTVETVRRGTDDVASAAAEADAVVVVLGNDPHINGRETQDRSTLALPPAQDLLWRAAHASNPRTILVMTSAYPYAVPEADATLPALLWTAHGGQAAGTALARVLCGDVSPAGRLPQTWYASDGDLPGLLDYDLITARSTYLYFDGTPLYPFGHGLSYSSFSYGDAVAALDGDRLTAGVTVTNTGDMEADEVVQLYVRAVRPSVPRPHRSLAAHRRVRLAPGEALRVEFSVPAGDALGFWDVAHGRWTVEPGPYAVESGASSGDIRTSVTVTAAGKPVGPRPVRAAGLAAADFDEAQGVALVDLTRVAGDAVAPADGGAPGRLLFRRCALGDGGDGGPAEVALRAACEEADGASVVVEIPGTGWSAELPVPSTGDRYAYTTVTAPLTDFPAGVRDVRLTLRGAVRVDRLDFTG from the coding sequence GTGACCGACGGAACCCCGCCGTACCGCGACCCGGACCTGCCCGTCGACGAGCGTGTCGCCGACCTGCTGGAGCGGCTGACCCCCGCCGAGCGCGTGGCGATGCTCCACCAGTTCGCCCCCGCCGTACCGCGCCTCGGACTGCCCGCGTTCCGCACGGGCCAGGAGGCGCTGCACGGGGTGGCGTGGATGGGTCCTGCGACCGTCTTCCCACAGGCGGTCGGCCTCGGCGCGACCTGGAACGACGAGCTGGTGCGGCGTGTCGGCGAGGCCGCGGGCCGCGAGGTGCGGGCCATGCGCGACAAGGACCCGCGCGTCGGGCTGAACGTGTGGTCCCCCACCGTGAACCTCCTGCGCCATCCCCTGTGGGGCCGCAACGAGGAGGGGTACGCCGAGGACCCGCACCTCACCGCCTCCCTCGCCACCGCCTACACCCGCGGCCTGCGCGGCGATCACCCCGTCTACTGGCGTACGGCGCCGGTGCTCAAGCACTGGCTCGCCCACAACCACGAGCACGAGCGGGACACGGCGTCCACGTCCGTCCGTCCGCGTGTCCTGCGGGAGTACGAACTCCCCGCGTTCCGCGGCCCGGTGCGGGCCGGCGCGGTCGCGGGGGTCATGCCCGCGTACAACCTGGTCAACGGCCGCCCCAACCACCTCTCCCCGCTGATCGCGGCCGAGCTGCGCGGTTGGAGCGACCTGCCGCTCGTCGTCTGCTCCGACGCGGGCGCGCCCAGCAACATCGCGGGCTCCGAGCAGTACCTGCCGAGCCACGAGGAGGGGCTCGCCGCCGCGCTGCGGGCGGGCGTGGACAGCTTCACCGACCACGGGGAGGACGGCGGGCCGACCGTCGCGCGGCTGACGGCGGCGCTGGAGCGCGGTCTGATCGACCGGGCGGACGTGGACGCGGCCGTGGCTCGGCTGCTGGCGATGCGCTTCCGGCTCGGCCTCTTCGACCCGGAGCGCGACCCGTACGCGGCGGACGCGGCGTTCGACACCCCGGCGCACCGCGAGCTGGCGCGGGAGGCGGCCGAGCAGGCCGTGGTGCTGCTGCGCAACGCGCCCGGCGGCGCGGCGGGGGCGGCGGCGCTGCCGCTGCGGCCGGGGACGCGCGTCGCGGTGGTCGGGCCGCTCGCGGACGAGGTGAAGCTCGACTGGTACAGCGGTTCACTGCTGCACCGGGTCACGCCCCTCGACGGCCTGCGCGCGCACCCGGGCCTCGGCTCCGTCACGCACGCGGACGGCGACGACCGGGTGCTGCTGCGCACGGCGGGCGGCGCGGTGACCGTGCCCGACGCCGGCGGTGCCGCGGAACCGGCGGCCGGCGACCGGGGCGCCGCCCTGGACCCCGCGCTGCTGCGCGGCCGTACCGACCTGCCGCCGCTGACCGTGGACCCGTCGGGCACCGGCACGGTGCTGCGGCTGGCCGACTGGGGCGACGGTGTCCTCACCCTGCGGGCGCCGGACGGGAACTTCCTGTCGGTGGCCGACGACGGCCTGGTCCGGGCGTCGGCGGCGCAGCCGGGCGGCTGGATCGTGCAGGAGACGTTCACGCTCGAACCGCTGCCGGGGGCTCAGGCCGGGCCGGCGGCGCCGGGCACCGTGGCCGGGCTGCTGCGGCACCTCGGCACGGGCCGGCCGCTGGTGGCCGGCGACGAGGGGCTGCGGGTGGCGCCCGAGGGCGCGGCCGGGGACGTGTTCACCGTGGAGACGGTGCGGCGCGGCACGGACGACGTGGCCTCCGCCGCGGCGGAGGCGGACGCCGTGGTCGTCGTCCTGGGGAACGATCCCCACATCAACGGGCGCGAGACACAGGACCGTTCGACACTGGCCCTGCCGCCTGCGCAGGACCTGCTGTGGCGCGCGGCCCACGCGTCCAACCCCCGCACCATCCTGGTGATGACCTCCGCCTACCCCTACGCCGTCCCCGAGGCCGACGCCACGCTGCCCGCCCTGCTGTGGACGGCCCATGGCGGCCAGGCCGCCGGTACGGCTCTGGCGCGCGTGCTCTGCGGCGACGTCTCTCCCGCCGGACGCCTGCCGCAGACCTGGTACGCCTCGGACGGCGATCTGCCCGGCCTCCTCGACTACGACCTGATCACCGCACGCAGCACCTACCTGTACTTCGACGGGACCCCGCTCTACCCGTTCGGCCACGGCCTGTCGTACTCGTCCTTCTCCTACGGGGACGCTGTCGCGGCCCTCGACGGCGACCGGCTCACCGCCGGGGTCACCGTCACCAACACGGGTGACATGGAGGCCGACGAGGTGGTGCAGCTCTACGTACGCGCCGTACGGCCGTCCGTCCCGCGCCCCCACCGGTCGCTGGCGGCGCACCGCCGCGTGCGGCTGGCGCCGGGCGAGGCGCTGCGCGTGGAGTTCTCCGTGCCCGCCGGCGATGCGCTCGGTTTCTGGGACGTGGCGCACGGCCGGTGGACGGTCGAACCCGGCCCGTACGCCGTCGAGTCGGGCGCGTCCAGCGGGGACATCAGGACGTCCGTCACCGTGACGGCCGCCGGGAAGCCCGTCGGGCCGCGCCCGGTGCGGGCGGCCGGTCTCGCGGCGGCCGACTTCGACGAGGCGCAGGGCGTGGCGCTCGTGGACCTCACGCGGGTGGCCGGTGACGCGGTGGCGCCGGCGGACGGCGGGGCGCCGGGCCGGCTGCTGTTCCGCCGCTGCGCGCTGGGCGACGGGGGCGACGGCGGGCCGGCGGAGGTCGCGCTGCGGGCCGCGTGCGAGGAGGCGGACGGGGCGAGCGTGGTCGTCGAAATCCCCGGGACCGGCTGGAGCGCGGAGCTGCCCGTGCCGTCGACCGGCGACCGGTACGCCTACACGACGGTGACCGCGCCGCTGACGGACTTCCCCGCGGGCGTGCGCGACGTACGGCTCACGCTGCGGGGCGCCGTACGGGTGGACCGCCTGGACTTCACGGGCTGA
- a CDS encoding extracellular solute-binding protein, with translation MPNPRLAPSRRRFLRSSTFAALAAAGGAPLLAACGGGGGGGGGQEGRVSEDELTGLMPTYQASATAVEPDIAAENGSSPGYTSWIPTADLGTSVPEVLGKGGEFTAMTPLWGTPPDSGNAFWTAMDEAIGVRMNWQTQDGNTYNEKLGAVLAGSDIPDLVCIPGWNLNGQIPQAIGSRFADLGPYLSGDAVLDYPNLAAIPTAAWQASVFGGRLCGLPMPAAPIGSVVPYYRQDVFEANGWEVPTDANDFIDFCKEITSARDRRWACEDLKWSAFIMFGVLPERPNYFARGDNGKLINRYETDAYLEALEWTRKLYEAEVVHPDAVAASGDSTQRFTSGEVLMFNQGDGTWHNTVVEQRAANPDFHMNAFDYPKVDGHDPVLYLGNGATIWTFINKNLSEDRIKEALALANYTAAPYGTVENRMRTYGVEGTHYTVEDGLPVRTTQGETEVVPETYTFICSPGHVIALPDTPQVVEDWTAWQKKNLAYAREPLFYGRQIQEPARLATLNDGFEDLEDDVVRGRRSISDLQDAVADWRSAGGDELRDFYQGLLDEEGA, from the coding sequence ATGCCCAACCCGCGCCTGGCCCCGAGCCGGAGAAGATTCCTCCGCTCCTCGACGTTCGCCGCACTGGCCGCCGCGGGCGGCGCGCCGCTGCTCGCCGCGTGCGGGGGCGGAGGCGGCGGGGGCGGCGGCCAGGAGGGCCGTGTGTCGGAGGACGAGCTGACGGGCCTCATGCCGACCTACCAGGCGTCGGCGACCGCGGTCGAGCCGGACATCGCGGCGGAGAACGGGTCGAGCCCCGGCTACACCTCGTGGATCCCGACCGCCGACCTCGGCACCTCGGTCCCCGAAGTCCTCGGCAAGGGCGGCGAGTTCACGGCCATGACACCGCTGTGGGGCACCCCGCCGGACAGCGGCAACGCCTTCTGGACCGCGATGGACGAGGCCATCGGCGTCCGCATGAACTGGCAGACCCAGGACGGCAACACGTACAACGAGAAGCTCGGCGCGGTCCTCGCCGGCAGCGACATCCCGGACCTCGTGTGCATCCCCGGCTGGAACCTCAACGGCCAGATACCCCAGGCCATCGGCAGCCGCTTCGCCGACCTCGGCCCGTACCTCTCCGGCGACGCCGTCCTCGACTACCCGAACCTCGCCGCCATCCCCACCGCGGCCTGGCAGGCGTCCGTCTTCGGCGGCAGGCTCTGCGGCCTGCCGATGCCGGCCGCCCCCATCGGCAGCGTCGTCCCGTACTACCGGCAGGACGTCTTCGAGGCCAACGGCTGGGAAGTCCCCACCGACGCCAACGACTTCATCGACTTCTGCAAGGAGATCACCTCCGCCCGCGACCGCCGCTGGGCCTGCGAGGACCTCAAGTGGTCGGCGTTCATCATGTTCGGCGTGCTGCCCGAGAGGCCCAACTACTTCGCCCGTGGCGACAACGGCAAGCTCATCAACCGCTACGAGACCGACGCGTACCTCGAAGCGCTCGAATGGACCCGCAAGCTGTACGAGGCCGAGGTCGTCCACCCCGACGCCGTCGCCGCGTCGGGCGACTCGACGCAGCGCTTCACGTCGGGCGAGGTCCTCATGTTCAACCAGGGCGACGGCACCTGGCACAACACCGTCGTCGAACAGCGCGCGGCCAACCCCGACTTCCACATGAACGCCTTCGACTACCCGAAGGTCGACGGCCACGACCCCGTCCTCTACCTCGGCAACGGCGCCACCATCTGGACGTTCATCAACAAGAACCTCTCCGAGGACCGCATCAAGGAAGCACTCGCGCTCGCCAACTACACGGCCGCCCCCTACGGCACCGTCGAGAACCGCATGCGCACCTACGGCGTCGAGGGCACCCACTACACCGTCGAGGACGGCCTGCCCGTCCGCACGACGCAGGGCGAGACCGAGGTCGTCCCCGAGACCTACACGTTCATCTGCTCCCCGGGCCACGTCATCGCGCTCCCCGACACCCCGCAGGTCGTCGAGGACTGGACCGCCTGGCAGAAGAAGAACCTCGCCTACGCCCGCGAGCCCCTCTTCTACGGCCGCCAGATCCAGGAGCCGGCCCGCCTCGCCACCCTCAACGACGGCTTCGAGGACCTGGAGGACGACGTCGTGCGCGGCCGCCGCTCCATCAGCGACCTCCAGGACGCGGTCGCCGACTGGCGCAGCGCCGGCGGCGACGAACTGCGCGACTTCTACCAGGGCCTGCTGGACGAGGAAGGCGCCTGA
- a CDS encoding ABC transporter permease subunit, with amino-acid sequence MSQSTAPHPPPPPSAAETRQPRRGPGRRGRTGAPGAGRPSARVPLRHRLRRDYPLILMTLPAVVLLIVFAYVPIAGNVIAFQFFSPYAGDGFFDSMANSAWTGMENFSRMLDDRDFWNAVQNTLLFSSLQLLFYFPIPIALALLINSILHRRLRAWAQAVLYLPHFFSWVLVITVFQQMFGGAGLVAQLFRDWGVSDSFDLMTDPGFFKWLITAQVIWKDAGWGIIVFLAALSTVNAELYESAAADGAGRWRRMWHITLPALRPVIALLLVLQVGNMLTIGGEQYLIQRTAVGPGASEVLDSYVWNTGIQNGDFSYAAAIGIVKGVFSVLLVLAANRVAHAMGEQGVYQRR; translated from the coding sequence GTGTCGCAGAGCACGGCCCCGCACCCGCCGCCCCCGCCCTCGGCGGCGGAGACACGCCAGCCCCGGCGCGGCCCGGGACGCCGCGGCCGGACCGGCGCCCCCGGCGCCGGCCGTCCCTCGGCACGCGTACCCCTGCGCCACCGGCTGCGGCGCGACTACCCGCTGATCCTGATGACGCTCCCGGCCGTCGTGCTGCTGATCGTCTTCGCCTACGTCCCGATCGCCGGCAACGTCATCGCGTTCCAGTTCTTCAGCCCCTACGCCGGCGACGGCTTCTTCGACTCCATGGCCAACAGCGCCTGGACCGGCATGGAGAACTTCTCCCGGATGCTCGACGACCGGGACTTCTGGAACGCCGTGCAGAACACCCTCCTGTTCTCGTCGCTCCAGCTTCTCTTCTACTTCCCCATCCCCATCGCGCTCGCGCTGCTCATCAACAGCATCCTGCACCGCCGCCTGCGCGCCTGGGCACAGGCCGTGCTGTACCTGCCGCACTTCTTCTCCTGGGTCCTCGTCATCACCGTCTTCCAGCAGATGTTCGGCGGCGCCGGCCTCGTCGCCCAGCTGTTCCGCGACTGGGGCGTGTCCGACAGCTTCGACCTGATGACGGACCCCGGCTTCTTCAAGTGGCTCATCACGGCCCAGGTCATCTGGAAGGACGCCGGCTGGGGCATCATCGTCTTCCTCGCCGCCCTCTCCACGGTCAACGCCGAGCTGTACGAGTCCGCCGCCGCCGACGGCGCCGGCCGCTGGCGCCGCATGTGGCACATCACGCTGCCCGCGCTGCGCCCGGTCATCGCACTGCTGCTCGTCCTCCAGGTCGGCAACATGCTGACGATCGGCGGCGAGCAGTACCTCATCCAGCGCACCGCCGTGGGACCCGGCGCCTCCGAGGTGCTCGACTCCTACGTCTGGAACACCGGCATCCAGAACGGGGACTTCAGTTACGCGGCGGCGATCGGCATCGTCAAGGGCGTCTTCAGCGTCCTGCTCGTGCTCGCCGCCAACCGAGTCGCCCACGCGATGGGCGAGCAGGGGGTGTACCAGCGCCGATGA
- a CDS encoding carbohydrate ABC transporter permease, with protein MTAIDTTAGVREADELRADGRRPVWEEKPTAIGQGAKGAALTVALLIILFPVWIVFATSISDAETISRTGGLVVWPDGISLDAYRELLSGGEVSQAMIVSIGVTVVGTLFSMVVSVLAAYGLSRLGTFAHRPLLFTLMATMFFGGAGIIPTYLLIQSLGLMNTYAALILPMAVNVFNILVLRAFFMNIGQEIIDSARIDGAGELRILLQLVLPLSRAVLAVISLFYAVAYWGNWFAGFIYITDQDKLPLQNILQQIVLANERPAGMAQLIGTGQIPSLAVQTAVMILALLPVAVLSPFVQRHFKKGMLIGAVKG; from the coding sequence ATGACCGCCATCGACACCACGGCAGGCGTCCGCGAGGCCGACGAACTCCGGGCGGACGGCCGCCGCCCCGTCTGGGAGGAGAAGCCGACCGCCATCGGCCAGGGCGCCAAGGGCGCGGCCCTCACCGTCGCCCTGCTCATCATCCTCTTCCCCGTCTGGATCGTGTTCGCCACCAGCATCTCCGACGCCGAGACGATCTCCCGCACCGGCGGCCTCGTCGTGTGGCCCGACGGCATCAGCCTGGACGCGTACCGCGAACTGCTCTCCGGCGGCGAGGTGTCCCAGGCCATGATCGTCTCCATCGGCGTCACGGTCGTCGGCACCCTCTTCAGCATGGTCGTGTCCGTGCTGGCCGCCTACGGCCTCTCCCGCCTCGGGACGTTCGCGCACCGGCCGCTGCTGTTCACGCTCATGGCGACGATGTTCTTCGGCGGCGCCGGCATCATCCCGACGTACCTGCTGATCCAGAGCCTCGGCCTGATGAACACCTACGCGGCCCTCATCCTCCCGATGGCCGTGAACGTCTTCAACATCCTCGTGCTCCGCGCGTTCTTCATGAACATCGGGCAGGAGATCATCGACAGCGCCCGCATCGACGGCGCCGGCGAGCTGCGCATCCTGCTCCAGCTCGTCCTGCCGCTGTCCCGCGCCGTCCTCGCCGTGATCTCCCTCTTCTACGCCGTCGCGTACTGGGGCAACTGGTTCGCCGGCTTCATCTACATCACCGACCAGGACAAGCTGCCCCTGCAGAACATCCTCCAGCAGATCGTCCTCGCCAACGAGCGGCCCGCGGGCATGGCCCAGCTCATCGGCACCGGGCAGATTCCCAGCCTCGCCGTCCAGACGGCCGTTATGATCCTCGCGCTGCTGCCGGTGGCCGTCCTCTCGCCGTTCGTCCAGCGGCACTTCAAGAAGGGCATGCTGATCGGAGCCGTGAAGGGCTGA
- a CDS encoding beta-galactosidase has translation MSALNDATRGRLLFGGDYNPEQWPAEVWHDDIRLMREAGVNIATVGVFSWATLEPTPGAREFSWLDSVLGLLDEAGIGVCLATPTASPPPWLGARHPETLPRDENGTVVWYGSRNQFCPSSPVYREHAAAIAQAVADRYGSHPALRMWHVGNEYCTSCWCDESARHFRRWLRARYDTLDALNEAWGTAFWSQRYSEWDEIIPPRRAQYLINPTQLLDFRRFTSDALMECFTAERDIVTAASPGVPVTTNFMPLFAGLDGWRWAAEESAVSVDIYPDPAAGPDEPAGAAYGALVQDLTRSQAGGPWALMEQAASGVSWRPVNRPKPPGLMRLWSLQAVARGADALCFFQWRQSRQGSEKFHSAMLPHSGEHSRVHREIRALGAELDALAPVTGTRVPADIAILHDWPAWWASEQPGRPSTDLSYPDVLAAWHHALWRRNLTTDLAHPEADLSRYRMVVVPQLYLLTDAALDNLAAWVHDGGVLVCGFFTGVADADDRVRPGGMDARLRRVLGLAAVHEWCPLPTGGTVALTDGTAGTLWSEDVEPAGATTHAAYAEGDLAGRPAITRHRHGEGTAWYVSTLPGADALGDLLAGTAADAGVEPVLPGAPAGVEAVRRGPLLFVLNHTAEPATVAVPEPCTDLLTGARHEAEITVEGRGVAVLRP, from the coding sequence ATGTCCGCGCTCAACGACGCCACCCGAGGCCGCCTGCTGTTCGGCGGCGACTACAACCCCGAACAGTGGCCGGCCGAGGTGTGGCACGACGACATCCGCCTCATGCGCGAGGCGGGCGTCAACATCGCCACGGTCGGCGTGTTCTCGTGGGCCACTCTGGAGCCGACGCCCGGTGCCCGCGAGTTCTCCTGGCTCGACTCCGTGCTCGGCCTCCTGGACGAGGCGGGCATCGGCGTCTGCCTCGCCACCCCCACCGCGTCACCCCCGCCCTGGCTCGGCGCACGCCACCCCGAGACACTGCCGCGCGACGAGAACGGCACGGTCGTCTGGTACGGCTCGCGCAACCAGTTCTGCCCCTCGTCCCCCGTCTACCGCGAGCACGCCGCCGCCATCGCGCAGGCCGTCGCCGACCGCTACGGCTCCCACCCGGCGCTCCGCATGTGGCACGTCGGCAACGAGTACTGCACCTCCTGCTGGTGCGACGAGTCGGCCCGCCACTTCCGCAGGTGGCTCCGCGCACGCTACGACACCCTCGACGCCCTCAACGAGGCGTGGGGCACCGCGTTCTGGAGCCAGCGCTACAGCGAGTGGGACGAGATCATCCCCCCGCGCCGCGCCCAGTACCTCATCAACCCGACGCAGCTCCTCGACTTCCGCCGCTTCACCAGCGACGCCCTCATGGAGTGCTTCACGGCCGAACGCGACATCGTCACCGCCGCGAGCCCCGGCGTCCCCGTCACGACCAACTTCATGCCGCTGTTCGCCGGTCTCGACGGCTGGCGCTGGGCCGCCGAGGAGTCGGCGGTGTCCGTCGACATCTACCCGGACCCGGCGGCCGGTCCCGACGAGCCCGCGGGCGCGGCGTACGGCGCGCTGGTGCAGGACCTCACCCGCTCGCAGGCGGGCGGCCCCTGGGCGCTGATGGAGCAGGCGGCGTCCGGCGTGAGCTGGCGGCCGGTGAACCGTCCGAAGCCGCCGGGCCTGATGCGCCTGTGGTCGCTGCAGGCCGTCGCCAGGGGCGCCGACGCCCTGTGCTTCTTCCAGTGGCGCCAGTCCCGGCAGGGCAGCGAGAAGTTCCACTCGGCGATGCTGCCGCACAGCGGGGAGCACTCCCGCGTGCACCGGGAGATCCGCGCCCTCGGCGCCGAACTCGACGCCCTCGCCCCCGTCACGGGCACCCGGGTCCCCGCCGACATCGCCATCCTCCACGACTGGCCCGCCTGGTGGGCGTCCGAGCAGCCGGGACGCCCGTCGACAGACCTGTCGTACCCCGACGTCCTCGCCGCCTGGCACCACGCCCTGTGGCGGCGCAACCTCACCACCGACCTCGCCCACCCCGAGGCCGACCTGAGCCGCTACCGCATGGTCGTCGTCCCGCAGCTCTACCTCCTCACCGACGCCGCCCTCGACAACCTCGCCGCCTGGGTGCACGACGGCGGCGTCCTCGTGTGCGGCTTCTTCACCGGTGTCGCCGACGCCGACGACCGGGTGCGCCCCGGCGGCATGGACGCCCGCCTGCGCCGCGTCCTCGGCCTCGCGGCCGTCCACGAGTGGTGCCCGCTGCCGACCGGCGGCACCGTCGCCCTGACGGACGGGACGGCCGGCACGCTGTGGAGCGAGGACGTCGAGCCGGCCGGCGCGACGACACACGCCGCCTACGCCGAGGGCGACCTCGCCGGGCGCCCCGCCATCACCCGCCACCGGCACGGTGAGGGCACCGCCTGGTACGTCTCCACGCTGCCCGGGGCCGACGCCCTCGGCGACCTGCTGGCCGGCACCGCCGCCGACGCCGGTGTGGAGCCCGTCCTGCCGGGCGCGCCGGCCGGCGTGGAGGCCGTACGGCGCGGACCGCTCCTCTTCGTCCTGAACCACACCGCCGAGCCGGCCACCGTGGCCGTGCCGGAGCCGTGCACCGACCTGCTCACCGGCGCGCGGCACGAGGCGGAGATCACCGTCGAAGGCCGTGGCGTGGCGGTCCTGCGGCCCTGA
- a CDS encoding TIM-barrel domain-containing protein translates to MNDPTSVSLAQSSPTVGTFTERDGALEWSGRQETLRVEPWGPDAVRVRARLGGPVLRDLPGALDGTPPPSGTAAVRIGAGAATLVSGAITAEVSAEGMVRFTRTGDGSELLAEERAHFWWPGPRLYTATGNGYHRLEQRFAAYEGERLYGLGQHQHGLFDQKGAVVDLVQRNAEVSIPVLTSSRGYTLLWNNPAIGRVELAHNGTRWVADSARQIDYWITAGSPADAQRRYSAATGRAPLLPEWASGFWQCKLRYRTQDELLGVAREYARRGLPVSAIVCDFFHWTHLGEWKFDPAEWPDPAAMVRELDELGIRLVVSVWPSVSPLSEHHGPMEQRGWFIGTEYGPLAHADWPDKEVASTVQVAFYDATNPEARGFVWDRVRENYLEPYGISAYWLDACEPELKPGFAANLRYHAGPGLEVGNLYPRENARAFAEGLWASGAGEDGVITLNRSAWAGSQRWGAALWSGDIGTDFATLRRQIAAGLNTALSGIPWWNTDIGGFHGGDPDDPAYREVLVRWFQFGALSPLMRLHGFRDPGMPLGPAMTGGPNEVWSYGAGAGEILEAYLRLRERLRPYVMRLMREAHEEGLPPMRPLFLEFPDDGRAWDVADAYLFGPDLLVAPVLDAGARERTVYLPAGARWTDAWTGEAYDGGAEVTVAAPLERIPLFLRDGARLPVRDGA, encoded by the coding sequence GTGAACGATCCGACTTCCGTCTCCCTCGCCCAGTCCTCCCCGACCGTCGGCACCTTCACCGAGCGCGACGGCGCGCTGGAGTGGAGCGGCCGGCAGGAGACCCTGCGGGTCGAGCCGTGGGGTCCCGACGCGGTCCGCGTCCGGGCGCGGCTCGGCGGCCCCGTGCTGCGGGACCTGCCGGGCGCGCTGGACGGGACGCCGCCGCCGAGCGGCACCGCGGCCGTGCGCATCGGTGCCGGGGCCGCCACGCTCGTCAGCGGCGCGATCACGGCGGAGGTGAGTGCCGAGGGCATGGTGCGGTTCACGCGCACCGGCGACGGTTCCGAGCTGCTCGCCGAGGAGCGCGCGCACTTCTGGTGGCCCGGCCCCCGCCTCTACACGGCCACGGGCAACGGCTACCACCGCCTCGAACAGCGCTTCGCCGCGTACGAGGGGGAGCGCCTGTACGGGCTCGGGCAGCACCAGCACGGGCTGTTCGACCAGAAGGGCGCGGTCGTCGACCTGGTGCAGCGCAACGCCGAGGTGTCGATCCCGGTCCTGACGTCGAGCCGCGGGTACACCCTGCTGTGGAACAACCCGGCGATCGGGCGCGTCGAGCTGGCGCACAACGGGACGCGCTGGGTCGCGGACAGCGCGCGCCAGATCGACTACTGGATCACGGCCGGCTCCCCCGCCGACGCGCAGCGCCGGTACTCGGCGGCGACGGGGCGCGCGCCGCTGCTGCCCGAGTGGGCGTCCGGCTTCTGGCAGTGCAAGCTGCGCTACCGCACGCAGGACGAACTTCTCGGCGTCGCGCGGGAGTACGCGCGGCGCGGGCTGCCGGTCTCGGCGATCGTGTGCGACTTCTTCCACTGGACGCACCTGGGCGAGTGGAAGTTCGACCCGGCCGAGTGGCCCGACCCGGCGGCGATGGTGCGCGAGCTGGACGAACTCGGCATCCGGCTCGTCGTGTCGGTGTGGCCGTCCGTGTCGCCGCTGAGCGAGCACCACGGGCCGATGGAGCAGCGCGGCTGGTTCATCGGCACGGAGTACGGGCCGCTGGCGCACGCGGACTGGCCCGACAAGGAGGTCGCCTCGACGGTGCAGGTGGCGTTCTACGACGCGACGAACCCGGAGGCGCGCGGCTTCGTGTGGGACCGGGTGCGGGAGAACTACCTGGAGCCGTACGGGATATCGGCGTACTGGCTGGACGCGTGCGAGCCGGAGCTGAAGCCGGGCTTCGCCGCGAACCTGCGCTACCACGCCGGTCCCGGCCTGGAGGTGGGGAACCTGTATCCGCGGGAGAACGCGCGGGCGTTCGCGGAGGGGCTGTGGGCGTCGGGCGCGGGCGAGGACGGCGTCATCACGCTGAACCGTTCCGCCTGGGCGGGCAGCCAGCGGTGGGGCGCGGCCCTGTGGTCGGGCGACATCGGCACGGACTTCGCGACGCTGCGGCGGCAGATCGCCGCGGGCCTCAACACGGCGCTGTCCGGCATCCCGTGGTGGAACACGGACATCGGCGGTTTCCACGGCGGCGACCCGGACGACCCGGCGTACCGGGAGGTGCTGGTGCGGTGGTTCCAGTTCGGGGCGCTGTCGCCGCTGATGCGGCTGCACGGGTTCCGCGACCCCGGGATGCCGCTCGGTCCGGCGATGACGGGCGGGCCGAACGAGGTGTGGTCCTACGGTGCGGGGGCCGGGGAGATCCTGGAGGCGTACCTGCGGCTGCGGGAGCGGCTGCGGCCGTACGTGATGCGGCTGATGCGGGAGGCGCACGAGGAGGGCCTGCCGCCCATGCGCCCGCTGTTCCTGGAGTTCCCGGACGACGGGCGGGCGTGGGACGTCGCCGACGCGTACCTGTTCGGCCCCGACCTGCTGGTGGCGCCGGTGCTCGACGCGGGCGCGCGGGAGCGGACGGTGTACCTGCCGGCGGGCGCGCGGTGGACCGACGCGTGGACCGGCGAGGCGTACGACGGCGGCGCCGAGGTGACGGTGGCGGCGCCGCTCGAGCGCATTCCGCTGTTCCTGCGGGACGGGGCGCGGCTGCCCGTGCGCGACGGCGCGTGA